In a single window of the Schistocerca gregaria isolate iqSchGreg1 unplaced genomic scaffold, iqSchGreg1.2 ptg000569l, whole genome shotgun sequence genome:
- the LOC126315222 gene encoding uncharacterized protein LOC126315222, protein MQSSKQYFLYLFVAIFLLLPIESMFLPGTNCVSFETSPKHDSYITPLEELDIEIKFNQPVNLLWKGNWHNVSFFSNSDISLKKWNEDTNAIFLSRYYNNETKNIYAKSITGSSTCFKVKFDSTDILNFSHFILNIMDYFSTADSINYIMPAQSWITYTTENTASLNPVPPEIQFCSQLKLTQHDKEENSENVNQKISIRHLLSKPNKSYNLNINISNSNNIKLNYSLSTVEDLNGYIYKLSEPLNIYIDVSTVEITAQIKPEFPIYPVYESTVQTLDRISDNMWKHVSQDKIEEYFNLVKKGHANISLWNRPFDPRRDSLNTDIIIQKLAWENSGFYQASIKMKDATLMIFYGQKEHFRKQWYILWVPEYQGVSCFQNSKRNVYNICLA, encoded by the exons ATGCAATCGTCGAAACAGTATTTCCTGTATTTATTTGTTGCGATATTCCTACTTCTCCCGATTGAGAGCATGTTTCTTCCTGGAACCAACTGCGTTTCTTTCGAAACATCACCAAAACATGATTCCTACATAACTCCACTAGAAGAATTAGACATAGAGATAAAATTTAACCAACCAGTAAA TCTTTTATGGAAAGGTAATTGGCACAATGTATCTTTTTTCTCTAATTCTGATATATCATTAAAAAAATGGAATGAAGATACTAATGCAATA TTTTTGTCGAGATACTATAACAACGAAACGAAAAATATTTATGCTAAATCGATAACTGGATCATCTACCTGCTTCAAAGTTAAGTTTGATTCTACTGATATTttaaatttctctcattttattctcaACATTATGGATTATTTTTCTACAGCTGATTCTATAAACTACATAATGCCT GCACAGTCTTGGATAACATATACTACTGAAAATACCGCTAGTTTAAATCCTGTTCCTCCTGAAATTCAGTTTTGCTCTCAATTAAAGCTAACGCAACACGATAAAgaagaaaattctgaaaatgtgAACCAGAAAATATCAATCCGGCACTTATTATCTAAACCTAATAAGTCATATAACTTGAACATCAATATCAGTAACTCAAATAacataaaacttaattattctctaTCTACAGTTGAGGATTTAAATGGATATATATATAAACTGTCTGAGCCTTTAAATATCTACATAGATGTTTCTACGGTAGAAATTACTGCTCAAATAAAACCTGAATTTCCCATATATCCAGTTTACGAGTCTACGGTCCAAACATTAGACCGCATCTCTGATAATATGTGGAAGCATGTTTCACAAGATAAGATagaagaatattttaatttagtgAAAAAAGGCCATGCTAATATTTCTTTGTGGAATAGACCATTTGAC CCAAGAAGAGATTCTTTAAATACAGATATAATAATTCAAAAATTAGCTTGGGAGAATTCCGGGTTTTATCAAGCTTCGATCAAAATGAAGG ACGCTACATTAATGATATTTTATGGTCAGAAAGAGCATTTTCGTAAGCAGTGGTATATATTATGGGTACCAGAATATCAAGGTGTAAGCTGCTTTCAGAATTCTAAGCGCAACGTTTAtaacatctgtctcgc
- the LOC126315401 gene encoding uncharacterized protein LOC126315401, whose amino-acid sequence MTIPNPNNPISHKKKWKPLALSNHHTNANDPDKNRQHLPNCIDSSSKPSPITYNQSNTTYTSPTIMPSSSLKLSLLDMKNNIILEENKEKLDVGFNPLTEDDRAIESVVQSRFYSANINPESSTLIQDRITNQINTYDQSDRRNNTYNFKLEYIYSFYIKKRDEILAIEQRFNQYCQQIKMGRYLSPEEQEALKKKMEEFHYRTLVALKIANQTFIKDIKELSIFNCKKQTNYHNYLTKWKEQNPERPNTEKINALAFHLNMTPAQVKTWFNNHSRNHKEKR is encoded by the exons ATGACGATCCCAAATCCAAACAATCCCATATCCCACAAAAAAAAGTGGAAACCCCTCGCATTATCCAATCACCATACCAATGCAAACGATCCCGATAAAAATCGCCAACATTTACCTAACTGCATTGATTCTTCATCAAAACCTTCTCCTATTACATATAATCAATCTAATACTACCTATACATCTCCTACAATCATGCCTTCATCTTCCCTAAAATTGTCGCTTTTAGATATGAAAAATAACATTATTCTAGAAGAAAATAAAGAGAAACTCGATGTTGGTTTTAATCCATTGACAGAAGATGATAGAGCTATAGAATCGGTGGTTCAATCTAGATTTTATTCAGCTAATATAAATCCAGAAAGTTCAACTCTAATTCAAGACAGGATTACAAACCAAATTAATACATATGACCAGTCTGATAGGAGAAACAATACATATAACTTCAAATTAGAATACATCTATTCCTTCTACATTAAAAAACGAGATGAAATCCTAGCTATAGAACAAAGATTCAACCAATATTGCCAACAGATAAAAATGGGTAGATATCTATCACCCGAAGAACAAGAGGCTTTAAAAAAGAAGATGGAGGAATTCCACTACAGAACTTTGGTAGCATTAAAAATTGCCAACCAAACCTTCATAAAAGATATTAAAGAACTGTCTATATTCAATTGCAAGAAACAGACAAATTATCATAATTATCTCACCAAAT GGAAAGAGCAAAACCCAGAAAGGCCGAATACTGAAAAAATTAATGCGCTAGCATTTCATCTTAACATGACTCCTGCACAAGTTAAGACATGGTTTAATAATCACTCGAGAAACCATAAAGAAAAACGATAG
- the LOC126315227 gene encoding 60S ribosomal protein L11-like isoform X2 — MDKAKEAKDNKMREIFIEKLVLNICVGESGDRLTRASKVLDQLTGQTPVYSKARYTIRSFGIRRNEQIAVHVTVRGSKALEIFEKALKVKEYELNEGNFSKEGNFGFGIKEHIDLGIKYDPNIGIYGMDVYVVLGRHGSRVKYRRRRRSPVGKKHRITKKEAEDWFVRTYEGIIIKKKAK, encoded by the exons Atg GACAAGGCAAAGGAGGCAAAGgacaataaaatgagagaaatttttATTGAGAAGCTCGTTCTCAATATCTGCGTGGGCGAATCTGGTGACAGGCTTACTCGTGCCAGTAAAG TGCTTGACCAGCTTACCGGCCAAACACCTGTTTACTCTAAAGCTAGATATACAATCCGTAGCTTTGGGATTCGTCGCAATGAGCAAATTGCAGTACATGTGACAGTCCGTGGTTCGAAAGCCCTTGAAATATTTGAGAAAGCCTTAAAAGTGAAAGAATACGAACTGAACGAGGGCAATTTCTCGAAAGAGGGAAATTTTGGGTTTGGAATAAAAGAACACATCGATCTCGGAATCAAATATGATCCTAATATCGGTATCTATGGAATGGATGTCTACGTTGTCTTAGGACGTCACGGATCTCGTGTTAAATATCGAAGAAGAAGGCGCTCTCCTGTAGGAAAGAAGCATCGTATCACTAAAAAAGAGGCAGAGGATTGGTTTGTTCGAACCTACGAAGGAATCATTATCAAGAAAAAGGCGAAGTAG
- the LOC126315227 gene encoding 60S ribosomal protein L11-like isoform X1, protein MYHWIQRVTSDKAKEAKDNKMREIFIEKLVLNICVGESGDRLTRASKVLDQLTGQTPVYSKARYTIRSFGIRRNEQIAVHVTVRGSKALEIFEKALKVKEYELNEGNFSKEGNFGFGIKEHIDLGIKYDPNIGIYGMDVYVVLGRHGSRVKYRRRRRSPVGKKHRITKKEAEDWFVRTYEGIIIKKKAK, encoded by the exons ATGTATCACTGGATTCAAAGGGTCACATCG GACAAGGCAAAGGAGGCAAAGgacaataaaatgagagaaatttttATTGAGAAGCTCGTTCTCAATATCTGCGTGGGCGAATCTGGTGACAGGCTTACTCGTGCCAGTAAAG TGCTTGACCAGCTTACCGGCCAAACACCTGTTTACTCTAAAGCTAGATATACAATCCGTAGCTTTGGGATTCGTCGCAATGAGCAAATTGCAGTACATGTGACAGTCCGTGGTTCGAAAGCCCTTGAAATATTTGAGAAAGCCTTAAAAGTGAAAGAATACGAACTGAACGAGGGCAATTTCTCGAAAGAGGGAAATTTTGGGTTTGGAATAAAAGAACACATCGATCTCGGAATCAAATATGATCCTAATATCGGTATCTATGGAATGGATGTCTACGTTGTCTTAGGACGTCACGGATCTCGTGTTAAATATCGAAGAAGAAGGCGCTCTCCTGTAGGAAAGAAGCATCGTATCACTAAAAAAGAGGCAGAGGATTGGTTTGTTCGAACCTACGAAGGAATCATTATCAAGAAAAAGGCGAAGTAG
- the LOC126315276 gene encoding flap endonuclease 1-like isoform X1, translated as MGIKDFMKVIYLHAPNAIKKLSFKDLFGRKIAVDASMFIYQFLIAIRPDDLNSVTLTDDTGEATSHLSGLFYRTIKMMECGIKPVYVFDGKPPELKNKELSRRAEKRKEAEYSLAKAKEEGDLETIAKANKRIIFATSKHTEDSITLLKLMGVPCVKAPAEAEAQCAAFVKSGVCYAVASEDMDALTYGTNILIRHLSYSGSQKEPLLEIHLSKVIQNLEMNMNQLIDLSILLGSDYCQSIKGIGPKKAVSMMKKYGTIEKILENLDTKKYTVPDNFCFNEIRQLFSNPNVIDPNTYRLEWNPPDEQGLIDYLVKKKGFFEDRVRRGIEKLKKFRTLNTQERITSFFLKMNNEKLDVKKTEEKPKIGTYQDITEKNSDVKLLEDQNEFTFKDYKTEKEHICQCSPPDERDSILNSKKRKLEKLSEPMSKKSAKS; from the exons ATGGGAATAAAAGATTTTATGAAGGTGATATATCTGCATGCACCGAATGCAATAAAAAAGCTATCTTTTAAGGATCTATTCGGGAGAAAGATTGCAGTGGATGCAAGCatgtttatttatcaatttttaaTTGCAATAAGGCCTGACGATTTAAATAGCGTTACCCTGACAGATGATACCGGGGAAGCGACAAG TCATTTAAGTGGTTTATTCTATAGAACCATTAAAATGATGGAATGTGGAATTAAACCCGTTTATGTCTTTGATGGAAAACCACCTGAACTGAAGAATAAGGAA CTAAGTAGAAGAGCAGAGAAGCGAAAAGAAGCCGAATATTCATTAGCCAAAGCAAAAGAGGAAGGTGATTTAGAAACTATAGCCAAAGCTAACAAGCGCATTATTTTTGCTACGTCTAAGCACACAGAAGACTCCATTACTTTGCTTAAGCTTATGGGGGTTCCATGTGTAAAAGCACCTGCAGAAGCCGAAGCACAATGTGCTGCTTTTGTGAAATCTGGAGTATGTTATGCTGTTGCAAGTGAAGATATGGATGCACTTACTTATGGAACCAATATATTAATTAGACACCTCAGTTATTCCGGATCTCAAAAAGAACCATTGCTTGAAATTCATTTAAGTAAAGTAATTCAGAATCTTGAAATGAACATGAATCAACTTATTGATTTGTCCATTCTTTTAGGTAGTGACTACTGTCAATCTATTAAGGGCATTGGACCTAAAAAAGCTGTAAGCATGATGAAGAAATatggcactattgagaaaattcttGAAAATTTGGATACTAAAAAATATACAGTTCCAGACAACTTTTGTTTCAATGAAATTCGTCAATTGTTCAGCAACCCTAATGTTATTGATCCTAATACATATCGATTGGAATGGAATCCTCCTGATGAGCAAGGATTAATTGATTATCTTGTCAAAAAGAAAGGATTTTTCGAGGATCGTGTAAGACGTGGAAtagaaaaacttaaaaaattcaGAACACTTAATACTCAAGAACgtataacttctttttttttgaaaatgaataatgaaaaattggacgttaaaaaaactgaagaaaaaccTAAAATTGGTACTTATCAGGACATAACTGAAAAAAATAGCGATGTCAAATTATTAGAAGATCAAAATGAATTCACATTTAAggattataaaacagaaaaagagcATATATGTCAGTGTTCACCTCCAGATGAACGAGATAGTATATTAAattcaaaaaaaagaaaacttgaaaaACTCTCAGAGCCAATGTCAAAAAAATCTGCCAAATCATAA
- the LOC126315276 gene encoding flap endonuclease 1-like isoform X2, with protein sequence MMECGIKPVYVFDGKPPELKNKELSRRAEKRKEAEYSLAKAKEEGDLETIAKANKRIIFATSKHTEDSITLLKLMGVPCVKAPAEAEAQCAAFVKSGVCYAVASEDMDALTYGTNILIRHLSYSGSQKEPLLEIHLSKVIQNLEMNMNQLIDLSILLGSDYCQSIKGIGPKKAVSMMKKYGTIEKILENLDTKKYTVPDNFCFNEIRQLFSNPNVIDPNTYRLEWNPPDEQGLIDYLVKKKGFFEDRVRRGIEKLKKFRTLNTQERITSFFLKMNNEKLDVKKTEEKPKIGTYQDITEKNSDVKLLEDQNEFTFKDYKTEKEHICQCSPPDERDSILNSKKRKLEKLSEPMSKKSAKS encoded by the exons ATGATGGAATGTGGAATTAAACCCGTTTATGTCTTTGATGGAAAACCACCTGAACTGAAGAATAAGGAA CTAAGTAGAAGAGCAGAGAAGCGAAAAGAAGCCGAATATTCATTAGCCAAAGCAAAAGAGGAAGGTGATTTAGAAACTATAGCCAAAGCTAACAAGCGCATTATTTTTGCTACGTCTAAGCACACAGAAGACTCCATTACTTTGCTTAAGCTTATGGGGGTTCCATGTGTAAAAGCACCTGCAGAAGCCGAAGCACAATGTGCTGCTTTTGTGAAATCTGGAGTATGTTATGCTGTTGCAAGTGAAGATATGGATGCACTTACTTATGGAACCAATATATTAATTAGACACCTCAGTTATTCCGGATCTCAAAAAGAACCATTGCTTGAAATTCATTTAAGTAAAGTAATTCAGAATCTTGAAATGAACATGAATCAACTTATTGATTTGTCCATTCTTTTAGGTAGTGACTACTGTCAATCTATTAAGGGCATTGGACCTAAAAAAGCTGTAAGCATGATGAAGAAATatggcactattgagaaaattcttGAAAATTTGGATACTAAAAAATATACAGTTCCAGACAACTTTTGTTTCAATGAAATTCGTCAATTGTTCAGCAACCCTAATGTTATTGATCCTAATACATATCGATTGGAATGGAATCCTCCTGATGAGCAAGGATTAATTGATTATCTTGTCAAAAAGAAAGGATTTTTCGAGGATCGTGTAAGACGTGGAAtagaaaaacttaaaaaattcaGAACACTTAATACTCAAGAACgtataacttctttttttttgaaaatgaataatgaaaaattggacgttaaaaaaactgaagaaaaaccTAAAATTGGTACTTATCAGGACATAACTGAAAAAAATAGCGATGTCAAATTATTAGAAGATCAAAATGAATTCACATTTAAggattataaaacagaaaaagagcATATATGTCAGTGTTCACCTCCAGATGAACGAGATAGTATATTAAattcaaaaaaaagaaaacttgaaaaACTCTCAGAGCCAATGTCAAAAAAATCTGCCAAATCATAA
- the LOC126315277 gene encoding E3 SUMO-protein ligase NSE2-like: MADSNELRALESRQEFFISELEDHMNMCIELTPYFIQFKEKDKVKQLRNYIVQDIKHEHVLKTNIGAIDFLLKNNMLDDPDRLVNNFEKFISEQPKQRISEHEAYKEFNSIVLSENGPDESMMIEDGEDGICMLSATDNLICPLSRQQLRIPMKNQECGHVYSRDSIEEYLRKNGKQCPVAGCNARISSRTLCFDEFTAKKLTKKRKKEQIDENVKDI; encoded by the exons ATGGCTGATTCCAATGAACTTCGAGCGTTAGAGAGTCGTCAAGAGTTTTTCATTAGTGAGCTTGAGGATCACATGAATATGTGCATTGAATTGACACCTTATTTTATTCAATTTAAGGAAAAAGATAAG GTCAAACAACTCAGAAATTATATTGTTCAGGACATCAAGCATGAACATGTTCTCAAGACCAATATTGGTGCCATCGATTTTCTTTTAAAGAATAATATGTTAGATGACCCAGACCGCCTAGTAAATAACTTTGAGAAATTTATTTCGGAACAGCCAAAACAACGCATTTCTGAACATGAAGCGTATAAGGAATTCAACAGTATTGTCTTATCTGAAAATGGTCCTGATGAGTCCATGATGATAGAAGATGGTGAGGACGGCATTTGCATGCTTTCTGCCACTGATAACTTGATTTGCCCGTTGTCACGCCAACAACTTCGAATACCTATGAAAAATCAAGAATGCGGCCATGTTTATTCTCGAGATTCAATTGAGGAGTATCTAAGAAAAAATGGTAAACAGTGCCCTGTCGCAGGTTGTAATGCTCGCATTTCAAGCAGAACCTTATGTTTTGATGAATTTACAGCAAAGAAgctaacaaaaaaaaggaaaaaagagcaaATAGATGAAAATGTTAAGGATATATAA